Sequence from the Saccharopolyspora pogona genome:
TCGGTGGGGCGAGTGGCGGCCAGTTTGGCCTTCCAACGCTGGTACTCGGCTTCGCGGGCCTCCTTCTCGCGTGCGCATTCCCGGGTTTCCTCAGTGAATCGCCGCTGTCTGGAAAGGAGGTGCCACCACCGCAGGGCCGCGGCACGTCCACCCACCACCGCTAAGAGCACGCCGGCCAGTGCCGGCAGTGGATCCGTCCGCACGGCCGCCTCGACGACGACGCCGGCCGCCAGGACACCCACCGCGATGCCGGACAGGCACCAGGCCTGGGTGGACGGCGATGTCCGGTACTGCTGGCGGTAGGCGAACAGGAGGTTCTGGCTCCATCGGCGCCGGACATCCCGGATCAGGAACCGGATGAGCCAGGTGACCCGACCGATGGGGATCCTGCTTTCCCCGTAGAGCTCGACGACTTCGTCGCGGAGAGTGGTGCGGATGCCGCGGGTCTCAGCCAGCCAGACCGAGCGGTCCACGCCGCGAGGGACGTACTTGTGGGCGTAGTGCTGGAACGCGTGATCGACCCGGTTAGCGAAACCTTTTTCAGGAGCCTCGCGATCTTCGACGTGGCCGACGTGCTCGCTTTCCTTGGCGCGGAGGCGATGAGTCCGGTACCGCCATTCGAAGCCCGCCCTGGCCGCGGACCCACCGCTTCCCACCATCGTCAACCAAGCGATTACCGGAACCGGCGTCAGGCGTTGCAGGAGGATCCAGCCCAGGACTCCGAGGGCACCGGCGAGCAGCGCGGCCGCGAGCACGGCGCGGAGCCAGTCCCCGGGGGTGGCGGAGTTCGGGTCGGGTTGCCGGACTTGCGCCTCGATGGGGGCGGGTTCGAAGTAGGCCCACACCCTGTCGCTCCGGTTGCCGGCGTGCTGCTGCTGTTCGGCATGGCTCCGGGTTTCGGCCCAGAAGCTGTCTTTCATCCCGCCGGTGGTCGAACTGCTGGTCCTGCGTCACGAGGTGGCCATGCTGCGCAGAACCAACCCGAAACCCCGGATGGACTGGGCCGACCGGGCGCTCTTCGCCGCGCTAATCCGGTTGTTACCGAAGGTGCTGCGAGCGAACCGGTTGGCCACGCCAGGCACGGTGCTGCGCTGGCATCGCCGTCTGCTTGCCGGGAATTGGACATATCCACACCGCATCGGCCGCCCGCGCGTCGATCACGATGTCGCCGTGTTGATCCAGCGCATAGCCAACGAGAATCACACCTGGGCATACCAGAGGATCCAGGCTGAGCTACTCAAGCTCGGCTATCGAGTGGACGCCTCGACGAGCCGCCGCGTTCTCAAGCGATCGCGCATCCCTCCAACACCGACCCGGTGCACCGACACGACCCGCCGACAGTTCCTGCGCATGCAGGCCTCGACCATGCTGGCATGCGACTTCTTTCACGTGGACTGCGCGGTCACCCTCAAACGGGTCTACGTGTTCTTCGTGCTGGAGGTCGGCAGCCGGTGCGTGCACCTGCTGGGCACGACCACGAACCCAGACGGGGCGTGGACCACTCAGCAGGTCCGCAACCTGCTGATGGACCTCGGCGATGACATCACCGATTCCGATTCCTCGTCCGGGACCGAGCCGGCCAGTTCACCACGTCGTTCGATGCGGTCCTTGCTGATGTAGGTATCCGCGTCGTCAAGACTCCCCCACGCTGCCCGCGGGCGAACTGTTTTACTGAACGTTTCGTACGCACTGTCCGAGCCGAACTCACCGACCGCCTGTTGATCTTTAGTGAACGGCACCTGCGTGCGGTGCTTACGGAGTACATCCGACACTACAACGGGCGCCGGCCGCACCGTGCCCACGAGCTTCGGCCACCACGGCCGAGTTACCCAGTTGCAGACCTCGACAGCGAGCGGATCAAACGTCGACCGGCGTTTGACGGTTTGATCAACGAGCACGAGCGCATTGCCTAACGTCACAGGTCAGGCATGGGGAGCCGATTTCTGGAACCCCACAGGCGACGATCGAGCTCACACCCACACCAGGTGATCAATCGACACCCCCAGAGGCAGCCCCACGCCCGCCCCCAGAAACAGTAATCGGCACCACATTTATATTCCCCCAGATGGACCAACACATGGCCAAGATCAGCGCGACCCCATTTCGGGGCTCAAGATCCACAACTCCCAAAATCCTCCCAAAAATCGCCGAAATTCGAGACGGCACACTTCGGGACGATCACCCAAGATCCACAACAGCATACAAAAAAGCCCGCTGACCTGCACTTACGTGCCGGTCAGCGGGCTTCCGCCAACGTCGGGCTGACAGGATTTGAACCTGCGACCCCTTGACCCCCAGTCAAGTGCGCTACCAAGCTGCGCTACAGCCCGTTGTTCGATTTTCACCCCTCTCAGGGTGTGCAGTTAGCTTACCGCACCTCCCGGATGGACGATCATCGGGGCCCTCCACTTGGCGTTGTTCCTGGTCAGGCCGTGTCCAGGCGTCCACGGTTGCCGTGAGGGACTTCGTCCAGGCCGTCAGGATCCGGGTACCCTCCTCCGGCGTCGCGCCGGTCGGGTCGCCCAGGACTCCGTTGGCCGTTGCCGCTCGCACGCCGTTGGCGCTGAGGGTGCTCATCAGGTTCGGCAGTGGCGTGGTGTTGCCTCGCTCCGCTCGGTCGAGGCGCACTGCGCGCGGGCGGATCGCCAGCATCGCCGCAGTCTCGGTGCGGCCCGCGTGGGTGTCGTCCGGGCGGCCCGTTGGTGCCCAGGCGAGCACTCGGCGGTCTTCCGCTCGTAGGGTTTCGATCGTGCGGCGGACCGGTTCGGCGTTGCCTCCGTGGGCTGACACCAGCACCACTCCCGCGAAGGCGTCCGCCGAGCGGACGAGTTCCACGAGCAGGTGCTCGACCGCTTCTTGGCCGATCGACAGCGTGCCCGGGAAGCCCGTGTGCTCTCCGCTGGAGCCGTAGGTCACCGGCGGCGCCACCAGGACGGGCCGCTCCTGGGCCAGCCGGTCGCAGAGTTCCGCCGCGATCTCGGTGTCGACCGTGAAGGGCAGGTGCGGGCCGTGTTGTTCGGTCGCGCCCACCGGGACCGCGAGGAGGCTTCGTGGCGCGAGTTCTGCGACCTCTGGCCAGGTCAGATCCGCCAGGCGGGCAGTCATCGCGACACCTGGACGCTGCTGCGCCCACCTTTGTCGGTCAGGAAGGGCAGCAGTGGGGCGAGACTTCTGGATTTGAGGGCGCCGCGTGCGACTCCGCAGCCGTAGGCCAGGTCGTCGGCCATGCGCGCCAGGCACCAGCGGGCTCGGCCCAGTGGCGGTCGTTCGCGGGTCCAGTCCAGCAGGTACCTGAGTGCCACCAGTCCGAGCACCGCTCGGCCGCGGCGGCTGAGGAGCAGCAGCGGGACGGCCACCGGCGCCCAGGCCCTTCCGATGGCGTCGGCGAAGTAGCGTCCGGCACCGAGATTTCCCTGCAGCGCCAAGCGGATCGCCTCGTGGGCGGGGATTCCGGTCTTGCCGAGCTTGCGGGTCAGCAGGGCCGCTGTTGCGCCGACCACGGCCAGTCCGGCACCCGTTCTGCCCGTGAGGATCAGGGCCCAGGCCACCGCGCTCCAAAGCGATGCCCGCACCGGCGCGACGGCGTCGCCGTGGCGCTTCGCCAGCGGCCCTGCCGAAGTGCCGTAGTCGAATCGTTGGCGCAGCAGGGCGGTCCAGCTCTTTCGCGGCGCGTGTTCGACGACTGACTCCGGCTCGTAGCGGACCAGCTGTCCTCGGGAGATCAACCGCCAGATCAGGTCGACGTCTTCGCCGAAGCGCAGTTCCTCGTCGAAGCCGTCCAGCTCGCGCAGTGCCGAGGCGCGGATCACCAGCGCCGCCGTCGGGACGTAGCTGATCCTGCTGCCGGGTTGTACTAGGCCCGGCTCGCCGCCCAGGTCGAGCGGGGACCGGGTGCTCTCGTAGCGGGCGAGGGCCGTGTTCCCCGGTGTGCTGCGGACCCTCGGTGCCACGGCCGCCACGGCTGGGTCTTCGAAGTGGCGGAGCACGGGTTCGAGCCAGCCCTGGGTCGGGACCGTGTCGGCGTCCAGGAACGCCACGAGCGGTGTTCGGGCCAGCCGCCACCCAGCATTGCGGGCCGCCGCCGGGCCTCTCGCGGTCGCGTGGCGCACTGACGCTGCCGGAACCGGCTGCCGGGAGCCGTCGTCCACGACGATGGCGGGCGTGTCGAGCGCCGCAAGCAGGCTGGTCAGGTCGCCGTCCCGCACCGGAATCACCGGGGTCACGTCGCTGGGCCCGTAGTGGGTCTCGTCGTAGCGCGGGTGCATCATTCCCGCCCGGACGAGCCGTTGCGCCAGGCCAGCGGCGCTGTCGGCCACCGGCTTGCCCTCGATCCAGGCGTCGACGATGTCCGCTCCTCTGGCGTTGAGCCGCAGCACGCGGAACGGCGATCCGCCCACCAGCGTTCGCCCGTCGTCCCAGCGGTGCAGGCTGGGGTCCGGCACCAGGCGGAGGGTCATGCCGTGAACCCCCCGTCGGCGTGCACCACGGTTCCCGTGATGGCCGAGGCCTGTTCGCTGCACAGCCAGCACACCGCGGCCGCCACTTCGTCGGGTTCCAGCAAGCGCTCGACCAGTTGGTGCTGGCTGAACTCCTCGACGTCCGGCAGGTCGTAGTAGGCGGCGGTCGCGGTGAGCATGTCCGTCCGCGTCGAGCCGGGCGATACCGCGGTGGCCGTGATGCCGGTGCCGCGGAGATCGGTGGCGAGGCCGCGGATCAGGCCGACCACGGCGTGCTTGGCCGCGTTGTACCCGGCGAGGTGGTAGAGGCCGCGGTGGGCCGCCGACGAGGCCAGGGCGACGAACCGGCCGGTGCGGGGTTGCGGTCGTTGCAGCAGCAGCGGGACAGCGGCACGGGCCAGGTTCGCCACTCCCCTGACACCGACATCGAACAGGGCGTCCCACTCGTCGTTCGACGTTTCCCACAGCGGCTGCCCGCCTGCCATGACCGCAGCGGCGGCGACCGCCGCGTCGAGGCCACCGAACTCGGTCTCCGCCACCGCGACTGCCTGCCTGATCGCGGCTTCGTCGCGGACGTCGGCGACGACGTCGCGGACCGACTCCGGCCACTTCTCCGCCAGTGCCGCCAGCTGGTCCCTGGTGCCCAGCGGATAGGTAGCGCCCGGGATGTCCGCGCAGATGTCGACTGCGACCACGCGCCAGCTGTCCGCTGCGAGGCGCTCCACGACCGCCGCCCCGATTCCGCGCGCCGCACCCGTCACGATCGCGACCCTGCTCACTTGGCCGCCTCCTCTTCTGCAGCGCAGCTCGAACCGGTGGGGTAGCCGTAGCGTCGCAGGTAGGCCAGGAGTTCGTCGGCCGCTTCGGCAGCCGACAGCGGTCCGATGACGGTCGGTGCTGTGCGGTCCTGCAGCGCTCCGGTCAGTTCGAGCATACGATCATGCGCCGTCGTTCCGGCCGGGGCGGGGAACTCCCGCGGGCGTGGACGGAACGCATGGGCAGCGACCACGTGGGGTGGCCGCTTGGGCTCGCCGGGGATTGTTTCGATAGCCGCCTTCTGCGCCGAAAGCACCGCCGGCAGGCTCGCGCGGCGCAGGCGCACTCCGGCGGCTTCGACCGACACGACCGCGGGCTTGGGTAGCCGCAGCACCTCCCGGCTGCCGCCGTCGAGCCTGCGGTGCGCGAGCAGCGACCCGCCGTCGCATTCGAGCCTCACGACGCCGAGCGCCTGCGCTGCGCCGAGCCGGGCCGCGAGAAATGCGGGCGTCGCTCCGGTTCCGCCATCGGCCGATCTGTCCCCGCACAGCACGAGATCCGGTTCGCGGAGCGCGGATGCGATCGCCTTGGCCGTGTCGG
This genomic interval carries:
- the mftF gene encoding mycofactocin biosynthesis glycosyltransferase MftF (Members of this protein family, MftF, are glycosyltransferases, members of PF00535 (glycosyl transferase family 2). The encoding gene is found as part of the mycofactocin cassette, in Mycobacterium tuberculosis, many other Actinobacteria, and occasional members of other lineages. Mycofactocin itself, a putative redox carrier, is a heavily modified derivative of the C-terminal Val-Tyr dipeptide of the mycofactocin precursor MftA (TIGR03969).) — encoded protein: MTLRLVPDPSLHRWDDGRTLVGGSPFRVLRLNARGADIVDAWIEGKPVADSAAGLAQRLVRAGMMHPRYDETHYGPSDVTPVIPVRDGDLTSLLAALDTPAIVVDDGSRQPVPAASVRHATARGPAAARNAGWRLARTPLVAFLDADTVPTQGWLEPVLRHFEDPAVAAVAPRVRSTPGNTALARYESTRSPLDLGGEPGLVQPGSRISYVPTAALVIRASALRELDGFDEELRFGEDVDLIWRLISRGQLVRYEPESVVEHAPRKSWTALLRQRFDYGTSAGPLAKRHGDAVAPVRASLWSAVAWALILTGRTGAGLAVVGATAALLTRKLGKTGIPAHEAIRLALQGNLGAGRYFADAIGRAWAPVAVPLLLLSRRGRAVLGLVALRYLLDWTRERPPLGRARWCLARMADDLAYGCGVARGALKSRSLAPLLPFLTDKGGRSSVQVSR
- a CDS encoding helix-turn-helix domain-containing protein, producing MLRRTNPKPRMDWADRALFAALIRLLPKVLRANRLATPGTVLRWHRRLLAGNWTYPHRIGRPRVDHDVAVLIQRIANENHTWAYQRIQAELLKLGYRVDASTSRRVLKRSRIPPTPTRCTDTTRRQFLRMQASTMLACDFFHVDCAVTLKRVYVFFVLEVGSRCVHLLGTTTNPDGAWTTQQVRNLLMDLGDDITDSDSSSGTEPASSPRRSMRSLLM
- a CDS encoding mycofactocin-associated electron transfer flavoprotein beta subunit, which translates into the protein MGPQIVVALSWSWRRVRVDPLTGALDAEDRDRGGNAAELAALEHSLRLAEEIDGRVTAVTVGPVAAEEILRTALAAGAHEAIRVERDDQLEPGALVRNGADTAKAIASALREPDLVLCGDRSADGGTGATPAFLAARLGAAQALGVVRLECDGGSLLAHRRLDGGSREVLRLPKPAVVSVEAAGVRLRRASLPAVLSAQKAAIETIPGEPKRPPHVVAAHAFRPRPREFPAPAGTTAHDRMLELTGALQDRTAPTVIGPLSAAEAADELLAYLRRYGYPTGSSCAAEEEAAK
- a CDS encoding mycofactocin-coupled SDR family oxidoreductase, giving the protein MSRVAIVTGAARGIGAAVVERLAADSWRVVAVDICADIPGATYPLGTRDQLAALAEKWPESVRDVVADVRDEAAIRQAVAVAETEFGGLDAAVAAAAVMAGGQPLWETSNDEWDALFDVGVRGVANLARAAVPLLLQRPQPRTGRFVALASSAAHRGLYHLAGYNAAKHAVVGLIRGLATDLRGTGITATAVSPGSTRTDMLTATAAYYDLPDVEEFSQHQLVERLLEPDEVAAAVCWLCSEQASAITGTVVHADGGFTA
- a CDS encoding transposase, with protein sequence MRVVKTPPRCPRANCFTERFVRTVRAELTDRLLIFSERHLRAVLTEYIRHYNGRRPHRAHELRPPRPSYPVADLDSERIKRRPAFDGLINEHERIA
- the mftE gene encoding mycofactocin biosynthesis peptidyl-dipeptidase MftE, yielding MTARLADLTWPEVAELAPRSLLAVPVGATEQHGPHLPFTVDTEIAAELCDRLAQERPVLVAPPVTYGSSGEHTGFPGTLSIGQEAVEHLLVELVRSADAFAGVVLVSAHGGNAEPVRRTIETLRAEDRRVLAWAPTGRPDDTHAGRTETAAMLAIRPRAVRLDRAERGNTTPLPNLMSTLSANGVRAATANGVLGDPTGATPEEGTRILTAWTKSLTATVDAWTRPDQEQRQVEGPDDRPSGRCGKLTAHPERGENRTTGCSAAW